Within the Borreliella valaisiana VS116 genome, the region ATTAAAAAACTTTCATTTTTGAGTATTTTTATATTTGTATTTTTATTGGTGGTTTTTTTAGCTTCAATTAACTTATTGCCTTGTGTTTGGCTTGATTCAAATAAATCGTTCTCATTATTTTTTTCCTTAAAAATATGCATAATAAGCGAATTTTTGACTATTAATAGTGCACTAATTATTGTTAAAATAATAGCAATCAAAATTAAAAGCATATCTGATTTGTTTGAGTTTGAACTTTTTTTTCTTTTCAATATAAACACTCATGTGCAATTGGCATAAATATTAATATTTGATATTATAATGGAAATATCGGAATAAATAAAGAGGTGTTTTTTCTTTGCTTAGTTATAAAAAGGTTCTTATTGTTGGTAGACCAAATGTTGGGAAATCTGCTTTATTTAATCGAATTTTAGATACAAAAAGAAGTATTACTGAGAGTACTTACGGTGTTACTAGAGATTTAGTTGAAGAGGTTTGCAAGGTTGGATCTTTTAGTTTTAAATTAATTGATACTGGTGGGTTTACTATCTTAAGAGATGAGATTAGCAAAATTGTTGTGCAAAAGGTTTTAAGCTCTTTAGAAAAAGTTAATTTAATTTTATTGGTTTTAGATGTTAATGAAATTTTACCTGAAGATTATCAAATTATTGAAAAACTTAGGAAATATAGTAGTAAGGTAATTTTGGTTTTAAACAAAGTAGATACTAAAGATAAGGAAATTTTAGCTCATGAATTTCATAATTTGGGGTTCAAGCGCTATTTTCTGGTTAGTGCAGTTCATTGCCGAGGTATTACCAAGCTTAGAGATTTTTTAAAGTTAGAAGTTGGTAAGACTAATGTTGAGGATGAAGTTGATATTAAGGTTGGGATTATAGGTAAACCCAATTCAGGTAAATCTACTCTTATTAATTATTTATCTGGAAATGAAATTTCAATTGTTTCAGATCAACCCGGTACTACTAGAGATTTTATTAAAACTAAGTTCACTAGTAATGGGAAAGTTTTTGAGATTATTGATACAGCTGGGATAAGGCGAAGGGCAAGAGTAAATGAAATTGTTGAATATTATTCTGTTAATCGGGCATTAAAAGTAATCGACATGGTGGATATTGTTTTTTTATTGATTGATGTTAAAGAAGAATTGACTTCTCAGGATAAAAAGATTGCCCACTATGTTGCTAAAAAGGGGAAAGGAATTATTATTGTGTTTAGTAAGTGGGATCTTGTGGGAGAATCTAAAGGTTATTTTGAAGCCTTAAAGAGTCGTGTGAAATTTTTTTTTCCTATTTTAAATTTTG harbors:
- the der gene encoding ribosome biogenesis GTPase Der codes for the protein MLSYKKVLIVGRPNVGKSALFNRILDTKRSITESTYGVTRDLVEEVCKVGSFSFKLIDTGGFTILRDEISKIVVQKVLSSLEKVNLILLVLDVNEILPEDYQIIEKLRKYSSKVILVLNKVDTKDKEILAHEFHNLGFKRYFLVSAVHCRGITKLRDFLKLEVGKTNVEDEVDIKVGIIGKPNSGKSTLINYLSGNEISIVSDQPGTTRDFIKTKFTSNGKVFEIIDTAGIRRRARVNEIVEYYSVNRALKVIDMVDIVFLLIDVKEELTSQDKKIAHYVAKKGKGIIIVFSKWDLVGESKGYFEALKSRVKFFFPILNFAPIFRISVHKKIGLNSLFKEALKLKDQLEFKTSTPDLNRMLNLWIKDYHLNISHKIKYITQVSVNPVKFILFANKVKNFPNSYYNYLVNNLRKIGYKNIPILVELREKIRDLK